The proteins below are encoded in one region of Oncorhynchus nerka isolate Pitt River linkage group LG15, Oner_Uvic_2.0, whole genome shotgun sequence:
- the LOC115142728 gene encoding ubiquitin carboxyl-terminal hydrolase BAP1-like, with protein sequence MNKGWLELESDPGLFTLLVEDFGVKGVQVEEIYDLQSKCPSPVYGFIFLFKWIEERRSRRKVSTLVDETSVIDDDIVNDMFFAHQLIPNSCATHALLSVLLNCSGVELGTTLSRMKTFTKGFGPESKGYAIGNAPELAKAHNSHARPEPRHLPEKQNGISAVRTMEAFHFVSYVPIKDRLFELDGLKAYPIDHGPWGEEEEWTDKARRVIMERIGLATAGEPYHDIRFNLMAVVPDRRVKYEAKLEILKRNRQMVLEGLQQLIRVTQPELVQDRKQQDSSPSEDTPPAIKKEEAEPQPVTSQGAEQTPPTAQAQSTPSPSGKGKAMGKPTAPAGGGGATQPVNSATLIAPRLPAFLDNHNYAKSPMQEEEDLAAGVTGVVRPRVPGVNQPPFSDVDDDEEEETGTAAGTPTRFRRKAGLRSRTGRAGGGGVETKLALSVLAEKLKKEVQRKDALATPLSVRTEGRTGGIVITATSQPSPTPSNESTDTASEIGSAFNSPLRSPARSQAATRPSSPVASHLSRVLFGEDEGLLRLDARHNRAVRELGPSVSTALLHLQEDGVIYAVPPPADTPPEGSKREKAGTPEKVKDQEQGSNPAGRGEGVKEDGKEGPSVEVKEERKDVKPRKEKIISTETVGSNKPSGEKYSPKELLALLKCVEADIANYEVFLKEEVEKRKKYKIDDQRRTHNYDEFICTFISMLAQEGMLASLVEQNISVRRRQGVSIGRLHKQRKPDRRKRSRPYKAKRQ encoded by the exons ATGAACAAAGGGTGGCTGGAACTCGAGAGTGACCCGG GGCTATTCACGCTCTTGGTGGAGGATTTTG GCGTGAAGGGGGTTCAGGTGGAGGAGATATACGACCTACAAAGCAAGTGTCCAAG TCCTGTCTATGGCTTCATCTTCCTGTTCAAGTGGATTGAGGAACGAAGGTCTAGGAGGAAAGTCTCCACCTTGGTGGATGAGACGTCTGTCATTGATGATGACATTGTTAATGACATGTTCTTTGCCCACCAG CTGATCCCCAACTCCTGCGCCACCCATGCACTTCTGAGCGTGCTCCTGAACTGTAGTGGGGTTGAGTTGGGCACTACCCTCAGCCGCATGAAGACCTTCACTAAAGGCTTCGGTCCAgag AGTAAAGGCTACGCCATTGGAAATGCCCCAGAGCTGGCCAAAGCACACAACAGCCATGCCAG ACCGGAGCCCAGGCACCTGCCGGAGAAGCAGAATGGGATTAGTGCCGTGCGGACCATGGAAGCGTTCCACTTTGTCAGCTACGTGCCCATCAAAGACCGACTGTTTGAGTTAGACGGCCTCAAGGCATACCCCATTGACCACG GgccatggggagaggaggaggagtggacgGACAAGGCGCGACGGGTCATCATGGAGAGGATTGGCTTGGCCACAGCTGG AGAGCCATACCATGATATCCGCTTCAACCTGATGGCAGTGGTTCCTGACCGCAGGGTGAAGTATGAGGCCAAACTAGAGATCCTCaagaggaacagacagatggTTCTGGAGGGATTACAGCAG CTGATCCGGGTCACCCAGCCAGAGCTCGTCCAGGACAGAAAACAGCAGGACTCCTCCCCTTCAGAGGACACACCCCCTGCTATCAAAAAAGAAGAGGCAGAGCCTCAACCTGTTACATCACAGGGGGCCGAGCAGACTCCTCCCACAG CCCAGGCCCAGTCGACACCCAGCCCCTCAGGCAAGGGGAAGGCCATGGGGAAACCAACCGCCCCAGCGGGGGGAGGGGGAGCCACGCAGCCTGTCAACAGCGCCACCCTAATCGCCCCGCGCCTGCCCGCCTTCCTGGACAACCACAACTACGCCAAGTCCCCCATGCAG gaggaggaggaccttgCGGCAGGGGTGACGGGGGTGGTTCGTCCCCGGGTGCCTGGCGTAAACCAGCCCCCCTTCTCTGATGTTGATGACGATGAGGAGGAAGAAACTGGCACAGCAGCAGGCACACCCACCAG GTTCAGGCGGAAGGCGGGCCTGCGTTCCCGTACGGGCCGTGCAGGCGGCGGTGGCGTGGAGACCAAGCTGGCGCTGAGTGTCCTGGCCGAGAAACTCAAGAAGGAAGTCCAGAGGAAGGACGCTCTGGCCACGCCCCTCTCGGTCCGCACCGAGGGCCGCACGGGGGGCATCGTGATCACCGCCACCTCGCAGCCTTCTCCCACGCCAAGCAACGAGAGCACCGACACCGCCTCGGAGATCGGCAGCGCTTTCAACTCGCCACTGCGCTCCCCGGCTCGCTCCCAGGCGGCCACGCGACCCTCCAGCCCCGTGGCGTCCCACCTGTCCCGGGTGCTGTTCGGGGAGGATGAGGGTCTACTGAGGCTGGACGCCAGGCACAACCGGGCTGTTAGAGAGCTGGGGCCCTCCGTCAGCACTGCCCTGCTGCATCTACAGGAGGACGGCGTTATATATGCTGTACCGCCACCCg CTGATACACCACCTGAGGGGTCCAAGCGAGAGAAGGCAGGCACTCCAGAGAAGGTGAAAGACCAAGAGCAAGGGAGCAACCCAGCAGGAAGGGGGGAAGGTGTGAAGGAGGATGGTAAGGAGGGACCATcggtggaggtgaaggaggagcgTAAAGACGTCAAACCCAGAAAGGAAAAGATCATCTCCACGGAAACCGTTGGAAGCAACAAGCCCTCAGGGGAGAAATACTCTCCTAAA GAGCTGCTTGCTCTGCTGAAATGTGTGGAGGCGGACATCGCCAACTATGAAGTGTTTttgaaggaggaggtggagaagaggaagaaatACAAG ATCGATGACCAGAGAAGGACCCATAATTATGACGAGTTCATCTGTACCTTCATATCCATGCTGGCCCAAGAAG gCATGTTGGCTAGTCTGGTCGAGCAGAATATCTCTGTGCGTCGTCGCCAGGGCGTGAGCATCGGCCGTCTACACAAACAGAGGAAACCAGACCGCAGGAAACGCTCGCGACCCTACAAGGCCAAGCGCCAGTGA